Proteins found in one Neomonachus schauinslandi chromosome 1, ASM220157v2, whole genome shotgun sequence genomic segment:
- the LOC110582412 gene encoding NADH dehydrogenase [ubiquinone] 1 alpha subcomplex subunit 1-like, whose translation MSFEILPGIGAMAVCLVIAGIAKAHIHRFSNGGKEKRVAYYPYQWSLMQRDRWVSGVNRYYVSKGLENID comes from the coding sequence ATGTCATTCGAGATCCTGCCCGGGATCGGCGCCATGGCCGTGTGCTTGGTCATCGCCGGCATAGCCAAGGCGCACATCCACAGGTTCAGTAACGGGGGCAAAGAAAAAAGGGTTGCCTATTACCCATATCAGTGGAGTTTGATGCAAAGAGACAGGTGGGTCTCTGGAGTTAATCGTTACTATGTGTCAAAGGGTTTGGAGAATATCGATTAA